One stretch of Sander vitreus isolate 19-12246 chromosome 16, sanVit1, whole genome shotgun sequence DNA includes these proteins:
- the rabepk gene encoding rab9 effector protein with kelch motifs isoform X1 — translation MLESGAKGYQLQLNDTDSCLLFPPGNRTAMEFLPVLDPLDKPKEGIWYSMIPRGGAPGVSVGHTCTFIPSADGGKGKIVIVGGANPSGSFLHSHIINLDNHEWDIPDWEGMESRYEHCSFVPESCPQSLWVFGGAQQSGNRNCIQNIQLTESGSRWKNVVVNGKPPGPRTYHTNSACIGDKLYVCSGGEAGAAPVSDSKLHVFDTVSSTWSQPETQGRNLPARHGHIVVAVGSKIYIHGGMAGDKFYNDMYCLDTRSIQWEKVQVKGDIPPGVAAHSAVVLGKNIYIFGGMTADGAGNSMYRFNTDKSRWVLVKFEGDMPPNRLDHSMCLLPWKVCGEGNGDKEDANSPAASETMNLAFAFGGMDTQGVIHNDCIVTVLT, via the exons ATGTTAGAAAGTGGTGCCAAAGGATACCAACTTCAGTTAAATGACACCGATAGTTGTCTCCTCTTTCCACCCGGAAACAGAACAG CCATGGAGTTTCTCCCAGTACTTGACCCTCTAGATAAACCCAAAGAAGGAATATG GTATTCTATGATACCCAGGGGCGGTGCTCCAGGAGTTAGTGTGGGTCACACCTGCACGTTTATTCCATCTGCAGatggaggaaaaggaaaaatagTTATTGTTGGGGGAGCCAACCCCAGCGGCAGTTTCTTACATTCGCATATCATAAATCtag ATAATCATGAATGGGACATCCCAGACTGGGAGGGTATGGAGTCACGGTATGAACACTGCAGCTTTGTGCCAGAGAGCTGCCCTCAGAGCCTGTGGGTGTTTGGAGGTGCACAGCAGAGCGGCAATCGCAATTGTATTCAAAATATACAGCTAACAG AGAGTGGGTCTCGCTGGAAGAATGTAGTGGTGAATGGCAAACCCCCCGGTCCCAGGACGTACCACACCAACTCAGCCTGCATAGGGGACAAACTATATGTCTGTTCTGGTGGGGAAGCAGGAGCTGCACCTGTCTCAGACTCCAAACTTCATGTCTTCGATACAG TGTCTTCCACCTGGTCTCAACCAGAAACACAAGGCAGAAACCTGCCAGCCAGACATGGCCACATTGTTGTAGCAGTGGGTTCAAAGATCTACATTCATGGAGGCATGGCTGGAGACAAATTCTACAATGATATGTACTGTCTTGACACAA GGAGCATACAGTGGGAGAAAGTGCAGGTCAAAGGAGACATCCCACCAGGAGTAGCAGCCCACTCAGCTGTGGTGCTGGGCAAGAACATCTACATTTTTGGGGGGATGACTGCAGATGGAGCTGGCAACTCCATGTACAGATTTAACACAG ACAAAAGTAGATGGGTCCTCGTGAAGTTTGAAGGGGATATGCCACCCAACCGCTTAGACCACTCCATGTGTTTATTGCCCTGGAAGGTGTGTGGTGAGGGGAATGGAGATAAGGAGGACGCCAACAGCCCAGCAGCATCAGAGACAATGAATCTCGCCTTTGCATTTGGAGGAATGGACACCCAAGGTGTCATTCATAATGACTGTATTGTGACTGTGTTGACTTGA
- the rabepk gene encoding rab9 effector protein with kelch motifs isoform X2 — protein MIPRGGAPGVSVGHTCTFIPSADGGKGKIVIVGGANPSGSFLHSHIINLDNHEWDIPDWEGMESRYEHCSFVPESCPQSLWVFGGAQQSGNRNCIQNIQLTESGSRWKNVVVNGKPPGPRTYHTNSACIGDKLYVCSGGEAGAAPVSDSKLHVFDTVSSTWSQPETQGRNLPARHGHIVVAVGSKIYIHGGMAGDKFYNDMYCLDTRSIQWEKVQVKGDIPPGVAAHSAVVLGKNIYIFGGMTADGAGNSMYRFNTDKSRWVLVKFEGDMPPNRLDHSMCLLPWKVCGEGNGDKEDANSPAASETMNLAFAFGGMDTQGVIHNDCIVTVLT, from the exons ATGATACCCAGGGGCGGTGCTCCAGGAGTTAGTGTGGGTCACACCTGCACGTTTATTCCATCTGCAGatggaggaaaaggaaaaatagTTATTGTTGGGGGAGCCAACCCCAGCGGCAGTTTCTTACATTCGCATATCATAAATCtag ATAATCATGAATGGGACATCCCAGACTGGGAGGGTATGGAGTCACGGTATGAACACTGCAGCTTTGTGCCAGAGAGCTGCCCTCAGAGCCTGTGGGTGTTTGGAGGTGCACAGCAGAGCGGCAATCGCAATTGTATTCAAAATATACAGCTAACAG AGAGTGGGTCTCGCTGGAAGAATGTAGTGGTGAATGGCAAACCCCCCGGTCCCAGGACGTACCACACCAACTCAGCCTGCATAGGGGACAAACTATATGTCTGTTCTGGTGGGGAAGCAGGAGCTGCACCTGTCTCAGACTCCAAACTTCATGTCTTCGATACAG TGTCTTCCACCTGGTCTCAACCAGAAACACAAGGCAGAAACCTGCCAGCCAGACATGGCCACATTGTTGTAGCAGTGGGTTCAAAGATCTACATTCATGGAGGCATGGCTGGAGACAAATTCTACAATGATATGTACTGTCTTGACACAA GGAGCATACAGTGGGAGAAAGTGCAGGTCAAAGGAGACATCCCACCAGGAGTAGCAGCCCACTCAGCTGTGGTGCTGGGCAAGAACATCTACATTTTTGGGGGGATGACTGCAGATGGAGCTGGCAACTCCATGTACAGATTTAACACAG ACAAAAGTAGATGGGTCCTCGTGAAGTTTGAAGGGGATATGCCACCCAACCGCTTAGACCACTCCATGTGTTTATTGCCCTGGAAGGTGTGTGGTGAGGGGAATGGAGATAAGGAGGACGCCAACAGCCCAGCAGCATCAGAGACAATGAATCTCGCCTTTGCATTTGGAGGAATGGACACCCAAGGTGTCATTCATAATGACTGTATTGTGACTGTGTTGACTTGA